The following are encoded together in the bacterium genome:
- a CDS encoding CoA transferase, which produces MGALDGIRVLDLTRFLAGPYCTSILADMGAEVLKVEAPKGGDEGRYGYPPVDGVPVFFLALNRNKKGITLDLRHEEGRALFRRFLPHLDVVVENFAGGTLARWGLAPEALCREHPRLVVASLSGFGQTGPWKDRPSYDIITQASSGFMSLTGFPGNPPTRGGGSLGDYVQGLFGAVGVLGALVARAATGRGQAIDVSSQDAMFSLLDSWPAIFAASGRMPKQVGNRHLGTAPYDSFRAKDGWLVIAVASNKLFRALATAIGRPELGEDARFRGVSGRLANTDEINGIVAEWVAARTVDEVVAALGPDGAGVPCAPIYTVDQLLTHPQLLARDMIRRLPHPKLGEVVAPGVVVKMSETPGEVRRLGPEQIGEHTDEILHDLLGLDADAIAGLRARQVV; this is translated from the coding sequence GTGGGCGCGCTCGACGGCATCCGCGTCCTCGACCTGACGCGCTTCCTCGCCGGGCCGTACTGCACCTCGATCCTCGCCGACATGGGCGCGGAGGTGCTGAAGGTCGAGGCGCCGAAGGGCGGCGACGAGGGGCGCTACGGCTATCCGCCGGTCGACGGCGTGCCGGTGTTCTTCCTGGCGCTCAACCGCAACAAGAAGGGCATCACCCTCGACCTCCGGCACGAGGAGGGGCGCGCGCTCTTCCGCCGCTTCCTGCCGCACCTGGACGTCGTGGTCGAGAACTTCGCCGGCGGCACGCTGGCGCGCTGGGGCCTCGCGCCCGAGGCTCTCTGCCGCGAGCATCCACGGCTCGTGGTCGCGAGCCTGTCGGGCTTCGGGCAAACGGGACCGTGGAAGGACCGGCCCTCCTACGACATCATCACCCAGGCCTCGAGCGGCTTCATGTCGCTGACGGGCTTCCCGGGGAACCCGCCGACCCGCGGCGGCGGCTCGCTCGGCGACTACGTGCAGGGCCTGTTCGGTGCGGTCGGCGTCCTCGGTGCGCTGGTCGCGCGGGCGGCGACCGGGCGCGGCCAGGCGATCGACGTGTCGAGCCAGGACGCGATGTTCTCGCTGCTCGACAGCTGGCCGGCGATCTTCGCGGCGTCGGGCCGCATGCCGAAGCAGGTGGGCAACCGTCACCTGGGGACGGCGCCGTACGATTCGTTCCGGGCGAAGGACGGCTGGCTCGTCATCGCGGTGGCGTCGAACAAGCTGTTCCGCGCGCTGGCGACCGCGATCGGCCGCCCCGAGCTGGGCGAGGATGCCCGCTTCCGCGGCGTCAGCGGGCGACTCGCGAACACCGACGAGATCAACGGCATCGTCGCCGAGTGGGTGGCTGCGCGCACCGTCGACGAAGTCGTCGCGGCGCTCGGACCCGACGGCGCCGGCGTGCCGTGCGCGCCGATCTACACCGTCGACCAGCTGCTGACGCATCCCCAGCTGCTCGCGCGCGACATGATCCGTCGCCTGCCGCACCCGAAGCTCGGCGAGGTCGTCGCGCCGGGCGTGGTCGTGAAGATGTCGGAGACACCGGGCGAGGTCCGGCGGCTCGGGCCGGAGCAGATCGGCGAGCACACCGACGAGATCCTGCACGACCTGCTCGGGCTCGACGCCGACGCGATCGCCGGTCTGCGCGCGCGGCAGGTCGTCTGA
- a CDS encoding tetratricopeptide repeat protein, which yields MADKYELFDAAVDLVAEDRTEDAIARYREAIALDEGFADAWQGLALALAELGRHPEAIEAGKKLVELTPDDVLAHTTLSRLYQQADMVPEAEAEGAKARILDWKRQLKDGQ from the coding sequence GTGGCCGACAAGTACGAGCTGTTCGACGCCGCGGTGGATCTCGTCGCCGAGGACCGCACCGAGGACGCCATCGCGAGGTACCGGGAGGCGATCGCGCTCGACGAGGGGTTCGCCGACGCCTGGCAGGGCCTGGCCCTGGCCCTGGCCGAGCTCGGTCGCCATCCCGAGGCGATCGAGGCCGGCAAGAAGCTCGTCGAGCTGACGCCGGACGACGTCCTCGCGCACACGACGCTGTCGCGGCTCTACCAGCAGGCCGACATGGTCCCCGAGGCGGAGGCGGAGGGCGCGAAGGCGCGCATCCTCGACTGGAAGCGGCAGCTGAAGGACGGCCAGTAG